A genomic window from Tolypothrix sp. PCC 7910 includes:
- the devC gene encoding ABC transporter permease DevC: MNKKIPLSWLQLTREKTRLAVALAGIGFADILMFMQLGFRDALYYSNVRLHSSLEGDIILINSQSNAVLSMKSFSQRRLYKALDLPAVQSVHPIYLDYTAWRNPETGRPRSILIFGFNPEVNIFNLPGMVENLDKLKLPDVVLYDRSSRVEYGPIAADFEQGKNVTAEVRRRRIKVVGLFTLGASFGADGNLITSDVNFLRIFNNRQRGLIDIGVIKLKPGADANAVTQELRNYLPQDVNVLTKQEFIDFERNYWASSTAIGFIFTLGTIMGFIVGTVIVYQILYTEVADHLAEYATLKAIGYTQNYLLTVILQEAFLLAVIGYIPGFAFALFMYSTARNATLLPVFMSIDRAILVLFLTIVMCFVSGAIAVRKLRSADPADIF, encoded by the coding sequence ATGAACAAAAAAATACCTCTATCATGGCTACAATTAACCAGGGAAAAAACACGTTTAGCTGTAGCTTTGGCAGGGATTGGCTTTGCTGATATTTTAATGTTTATGCAACTTGGTTTCCGAGATGCTTTGTATTATAGTAACGTGCGTTTACATAGCAGCTTGGAAGGCGACATTATTTTAATTAATAGTCAATCTAATGCTGTGTTGTCGATGAAGAGTTTTTCACAAAGGCGTTTATATAAAGCTTTAGATTTACCAGCAGTTCAATCAGTACATCCTATATATTTAGATTACACAGCCTGGAGAAATCCAGAAACAGGTCGCCCTCGGAGTATTCTGATATTTGGTTTTAACCCGGAAGTTAATATTTTTAACTTACCAGGAATGGTAGAGAATTTAGATAAACTCAAACTCCCTGATGTAGTTTTATATGACCGTTCTTCTCGGGTAGAGTACGGGCCAATTGCTGCTGATTTTGAGCAAGGTAAAAATGTCACAGCAGAAGTTAGAAGACGGCGCATCAAAGTAGTAGGATTATTTACTTTAGGTGCATCCTTTGGTGCAGATGGTAATTTAATTACTAGTGATGTTAACTTTTTGCGAATATTTAATAATCGCCAGCGCGGTTTAATTGATATTGGTGTAATCAAGCTCAAGCCTGGTGCAGATGCGAACGCAGTTACTCAGGAATTAAGGAATTATTTACCTCAAGATGTTAATGTTTTAACCAAGCAGGAATTTATTGACTTTGAGCGTAATTACTGGGCAAGTAGTACTGCGATTGGTTTTATTTTTACTTTAGGGACAATTATGGGTTTTATTGTGGGAACTGTAATTGTTTACCAAATTCTCTACACAGAAGTTGCCGATCACTTGGCTGAGTACGCGACTTTAAAAGCAATAGGTTATACCCAAAACTATTTATTAACTGTTATTTTGCAAGAAGCTTTCTTATTAGCTGTGATTGGTTATATACCTGGATTTGCTTTTGCATTGTTTATGTACTCTACTGCTAGAAACGCTACATTACTACCAGTCTTTATGAGCATTGATCGTGCTATTCTGGTACTATTTTTAACGATAGTAATGTGCTTTGTTTCTGGTGCGATCGCAGTGCGTAAGTTACGTTCGGCCGACCCTGCTGATATCTTTTAA
- a CDS encoding DevA family ABC transporter ATP-binding protein: protein MITKEPVIAIKNINHYYGRGALKRQILFDINLEIFAGEIVIMTGPSGSGKTTLLSLIGGLRSVQEGSLKFLGEELLGASQNQLVQVRRKIGYIFQAHNLLGFLTARQNVQMAVELNDAVVQSEAIAKSEAMLAAVGLQERVNYYPDNLSGGQKQRIAIARALVNHPPLVLADEPTAALDKQSGRDVVEIMQRLAKDQGTSILLVTHDNRILDIADRIVEMEDGLLTRDSQSVVSHYDSGARNHNS, encoded by the coding sequence ATGATCACAAAAGAACCTGTAATTGCTATTAAAAATATCAATCATTATTATGGTAGAGGCGCACTCAAAAGACAGATTTTATTTGACATTAATCTAGAAATTTTTGCTGGCGAAATTGTCATTATGACCGGGCCATCAGGTTCAGGTAAAACTACATTACTTAGCTTGATTGGGGGATTACGGTCTGTACAAGAGGGTAGCCTAAAATTTCTAGGCGAAGAATTACTAGGTGCTAGCCAAAATCAGTTAGTGCAAGTCCGCCGGAAAATAGGTTATATTTTCCAAGCTCATAATTTGCTAGGATTTTTAACCGCCAGACAAAATGTACAAATGGCGGTAGAGCTAAATGACGCAGTTGTCCAAAGCGAAGCGATTGCTAAATCAGAAGCAATGTTAGCAGCCGTTGGGTTACAAGAGAGAGTTAATTACTATCCAGATAATCTTTCTGGTGGTCAAAAACAAAGAATTGCGATCGCTCGGGCTTTGGTAAATCACCCTCCTCTCGTACTAGCCGACGAACCCACAGCAGCTTTAGACAAACAATCCGGTCGAGATGTTGTAGAAATCATGCAACGTCTTGCCAAAGACCAAGGAACGTCTATTTTGCTGGTAACACATGACAACCGCATTTTAGATATAGCCGATCGCATTGTGGAAATGGAAGATGGGCTTTTAACTCGCGATTCTCAAAGTGTAGTCAGCCATTACGATTCTGGTGCGAGAAATCATAACTCATAA
- a CDS encoding HAD family hydrolase, with translation MYTHLSPDDKGFINPLPLSEATSSCWQKIQLVATDMDGTLTKKGKFTSQLLQSLENLSLANIKVLIVTGRSAGWVSGLNSLMPVVGAIAENGGLFYPFGSDRPITLTPIPDLASHRQNLAAAFKQLQSQFPQIRESTDNRFRITDWTFDVASLNSTELQTLSHLCQEMGWGFTYSNVQCHIKPQTQDKAVGLLQVLQKNWPEYSSEQIVTVGDSPNDESLFDPRYFSISVGVANVLEYANQLKYQPAYVTSAAEGEGFCELSNYLLQGVINTTPINL, from the coding sequence ATGTACACACACCTTAGCCCTGATGATAAAGGTTTTATAAATCCCTTGCCCTTGTCTGAAGCTACCTCAAGTTGTTGGCAAAAGATTCAACTGGTGGCTACAGATATGGATGGCACCTTGACCAAAAAAGGCAAATTTACCAGTCAACTTCTGCAATCTTTAGAAAATTTATCATTAGCAAATATTAAAGTGCTAATTGTTACTGGGCGCTCCGCCGGATGGGTGAGTGGGCTGAATAGCTTAATGCCTGTGGTGGGTGCGATCGCAGAGAATGGTGGTTTATTTTATCCTTTTGGGAGCGATCGCCCAATCACCTTAACGCCTATTCCTGACTTAGCCAGCCATCGTCAAAATTTAGCTGCGGCTTTTAAACAATTACAAAGTCAGTTTCCGCAAATCCGAGAATCTACTGATAATAGATTTCGCATCACCGATTGGACTTTTGATGTCGCATCCTTAAATTCCACAGAATTACAAACCCTAAGTCATCTTTGTCAAGAAATGGGATGGGGATTTACTTACAGTAATGTTCAGTGTCATATTAAACCGCAAACTCAAGATAAAGCTGTAGGTTTGTTGCAAGTATTACAGAAAAATTGGCCAGAATATTCTTCAGAACAAATTGTGACAGTGGGTGATAGTCCTAATGATGAAAGTTTATTTGATCCGCGTTATTTTTCCATCTCTGTAGGCGTAGCTAATGTATTAGAATATGCCAACCAATTAAAGTATCAGCCTGCTTATGTAACTAGCGCTGCAGAAGGGGAAGGATTTTGTGAGTTATCGAATTATCTTTTGCAAGGTGTAATAAATACAACCCCAATAAATTTATAG
- a CDS encoding HEAT repeat domain-containing protein, whose protein sequence is MSQADTSSEILYQQIQRLGDRELQVEYLNQLQWTEPIAQILPVVDDETALRVVKLALEVDLCLGAKLAGAVKPELQSTTVDWVISTEVSPGFLFDLVGITGSDAAIPFLVKVANEEEQNAYSAIYALGEIGTEAAVKAATLALTEIYHDARKHFQENKILSVIYALEKIGTEAAVELLIEIMNNEEWNDYDISGTCVEAAEALANINSESGRQALMRWCLKYFDWTDFSGTAADLLIPIATPEIVPELQKLLEENEDDNYYGGEDAARVLDAINARASINKDEPQLTPTSSQPNLVNLEQLLHHQDESVRLSAVKDLGGVAAEAVVPLLQQALNDEYVGVRRCAAEKLGNFTSESAVAGLIQALQDENSAVRWSAAEGLAKIATESATTVLISALNDESAGVRSLVAEALGKIHTEAALLGLQSALHDADMWVRLNAAQGIGSEESLEILRQALSDRNPKIRSKAALALGEVGAVSAVPELIVALTDEDPTVRENTITALGKIVAPESLSALLHNYSQFVGTIHSLQQALGYYNPRYCPDS, encoded by the coding sequence ATGTCTCAAGCAGATACTAGCTCAGAAATTTTATACCAACAAATACAGAGGCTTGGCGATCGCGAATTACAAGTTGAGTATTTAAACCAATTGCAATGGACAGAACCCATTGCACAGATATTACCAGTAGTAGATGATGAAACTGCGTTACGAGTGGTGAAATTAGCTCTAGAAGTAGACTTGTGTTTGGGAGCCAAACTTGCAGGAGCAGTGAAACCAGAGCTACAAAGCACTACAGTAGATTGGGTAATATCTACTGAGGTTTCTCCCGGATTCTTATTTGACCTAGTGGGTATAACTGGCTCTGATGCAGCAATTCCGTTTCTAGTTAAAGTTGCGAACGAAGAAGAGCAAAATGCATATTCTGCTATTTATGCATTAGGTGAAATTGGTACAGAAGCAGCAGTAAAAGCAGCAACACTAGCACTTACAGAAATTTACCACGACGCGAGGAAGCATTTTCAAGAAAATAAGATATTGTCTGTCATTTATGCCTTAGAAAAAATTGGTACAGAAGCAGCAGTGGAATTACTCATAGAAATCATGAACAATGAAGAGTGGAATGACTATGACATATCAGGAACCTGCGTAGAAGCAGCAGAAGCATTAGCAAATATCAATTCTGAGTCTGGAAGACAAGCGCTAATGCGTTGGTGTCTGAAATATTTCGATTGGACAGATTTTAGCGGTACTGCTGCTGACCTTCTGATTCCAATTGCTACCCCGGAGATTGTGCCAGAACTCCAGAAGTTGCTAGAAGAAAATGAAGATGATAATTATTATGGGGGTGAAGATGCGGCTAGGGTATTGGATGCTATTAATGCCAGAGCTAGCATTAATAAAGATGAGCCGCAATTAACTCCAACTAGCTCTCAACCAAACTTGGTAAACTTGGAACAACTTCTACACCATCAAGATGAATCAGTTCGTCTTAGCGCCGTGAAAGATTTGGGTGGAGTTGCTGCTGAAGCCGTAGTACCGTTGTTACAACAAGCTTTGAACGATGAATATGTTGGGGTACGTCGCTGTGCGGCTGAAAAGTTAGGGAATTTTACTTCAGAGTCAGCAGTAGCGGGACTAATACAGGCTTTGCAGGATGAAAATTCTGCAGTACGTTGGTCTGCTGCAGAAGGGTTAGCTAAAATTGCCACAGAATCAGCAACAACAGTACTAATTTCTGCATTAAATGATGAAAGTGCAGGAGTGCGATCGCTTGTTGCTGAGGCATTAGGTAAAATTCACACAGAAGCTGCATTATTAGGTTTACAGTCAGCTTTGCATGATGCAGATATGTGGGTACGTTTAAATGCGGCTCAGGGTATAGGTTCCGAAGAATCTTTAGAAATATTACGCCAGGCACTAAGCGATCGCAATCCCAAAATTCGTAGCAAAGCTGCTTTGGCTTTAGGAGAAGTTGGTGCTGTATCTGCAGTTCCAGAACTAATTGTGGCATTAACAGATGAAGATCCTACAGTGCGTGAAAATACAATCACAGCTTTAGGTAAAATTGTCGCTCCAGAATCATTATCTGCACTATTACATAATTACTCACAATTCGTAGGAACAATTCATTCTCTACAACAAGCTCTTGGTTATTATAATCCCCGTTATTGTCCAGATAGCTAA
- a CDS encoding B12-binding domain-containing radical SAM protein: MKALLLYPQFPQSFWSYDRFMEIAGLKAAIPPLGIITVAALLPEDWEIRFCDRNVKLETEADWQWCDLVIISAMLVQKPDFHALIKKAVRLGKKVAVGGPYPTSLPQDAMDSGAHYLILDEGEMTVPLFLEALSQGKSHGIFRSPEKPDVTLSPMPRFDLLKRDAYLMMAMQFSRGCPFNCEFCDIITLYGRKPRTKEPSQAIAELQALYDLGWRGSLFIVDDNFIGNQRNVKRFLRELIPWVKQHNYPFTFITEASVNLAEDDELLHLMQEAGFYAVFLGIETPDQDSLQVTNKLQNTRNPLIEACRKINQAGMLIYAGFIIGFDGERTGAGKRIEAFVEQTSIPQPMLGILQALPNTALWNRLQTEQRLVKGVGATEVGDQNSLMNFKPTRPLAEIARDYVETFWTLYEPQNYLRRCFQQCLNIGSLKERKQTMQFSPGQGLRIVAQLIWLQGLKRPEIRGQFWRQFWTILVSKPQVLNMYLGLCAAGEHFWEYRVLARKRITQQLGYDPMTASAPPKPEPVLVKLS; encoded by the coding sequence ATGAAAGCACTATTGCTTTATCCCCAGTTTCCTCAGTCTTTTTGGTCTTACGATCGCTTTATGGAAATTGCTGGGTTGAAGGCGGCGATTCCCCCATTGGGGATTATTACTGTTGCTGCACTTCTACCTGAAGATTGGGAAATTAGGTTTTGCGATCGCAATGTCAAATTAGAAACTGAAGCGGATTGGCAATGGTGCGATTTGGTAATTATCTCCGCTATGTTGGTGCAGAAGCCAGATTTTCACGCTTTGATTAAAAAAGCTGTGCGATTAGGCAAAAAAGTCGCAGTTGGTGGCCCTTATCCCACATCTTTACCCCAGGATGCTATGGATTCTGGCGCGCATTATCTAATTTTGGATGAAGGAGAGATGACGGTTCCTCTGTTTCTAGAAGCATTGAGCCAAGGTAAAAGCCACGGAATATTTCGCTCTCCAGAAAAACCCGATGTTACCCTGAGTCCCATGCCGCGTTTTGATTTGTTAAAGCGGGATGCTTACCTAATGATGGCGATGCAGTTTTCTCGCGGTTGCCCATTTAACTGTGAATTTTGTGACATTATTACCCTTTATGGGCGAAAACCACGAACTAAAGAACCCAGCCAGGCGATCGCAGAATTGCAAGCTCTTTATGATTTAGGATGGCGAGGTTCACTATTTATTGTTGATGACAACTTTATTGGTAATCAACGTAACGTCAAACGTTTCTTAAGAGAATTGATTCCTTGGGTGAAGCAACACAATTACCCTTTCACCTTCATCACAGAAGCTTCTGTAAATTTGGCAGAAGACGATGAACTATTACATTTAATGCAAGAAGCAGGTTTCTATGCAGTCTTCCTCGGGATTGAAACACCCGATCAAGATAGCTTGCAAGTGACAAACAAATTACAAAATACTCGCAATCCCCTCATCGAAGCCTGTCGCAAGATTAATCAAGCTGGAATGTTGATATATGCAGGGTTTATCATCGGTTTTGATGGCGAACGCACAGGTGCAGGAAAACGAATTGAAGCTTTTGTAGAACAAACCAGCATTCCTCAACCTATGCTAGGTATTCTCCAAGCTTTACCCAATACAGCTTTATGGAACCGACTGCAAACAGAGCAGCGTTTAGTCAAAGGTGTGGGTGCAACGGAAGTAGGAGATCAGAATTCCTTGATGAATTTTAAACCGACTCGCCCCTTAGCTGAAATTGCCAGAGACTATGTAGAAACTTTCTGGACGTTGTATGAGCCGCAAAACTATCTGAGACGTTGTTTTCAGCAATGTCTCAATATTGGCTCCCTAAAAGAGCGAAAACAAACAATGCAGTTTTCTCCAGGTCAAGGACTACGCATTGTTGCTCAATTAATCTGGCTGCAAGGTTTAAAAAGACCAGAAATTCGTGGACAATTCTGGCGACAATTTTGGACAATTTTGGTGAGCAAGCCGCAAGTTCTCAATATGTATTTGGGTTTATGTGCTGCTGGCGAACATTTTTGGGAGTATCGCGTTTTAGCTAGAAAACGAATTACTCAACAGTTAGGCTATGACCCCATGACAGCGTCGGCTCCACCTAAGCCAGAACCAGTCCTTGTTAAGCTTTCTTGA
- a CDS encoding pentapeptide repeat-containing protein — translation MRQTLLTAIALFSTLSLAAPISAQAGETQAQVKRLLETGACSGCDLTGVNLSGAHLIGADLRNANLQGANLKGANLEGADLAGANLEAANLTKAFASGTSFNNANLTNANLSDAHLHNAQVDGAVMIGTNLTGADGFDINLGIGGGEE, via the coding sequence ATGAGACAGACATTGTTGACAGCAATAGCTTTATTTAGCACGCTATCTTTAGCTGCTCCAATTTCTGCTCAAGCAGGCGAAACCCAAGCTCAAGTAAAACGCTTACTAGAAACCGGAGCCTGTTCTGGATGTGATTTAACAGGTGTTAATCTCAGCGGCGCTCACTTAATTGGTGCTGATTTGAGAAACGCTAATTTACAAGGTGCAAATTTAAAAGGCGCTAACTTAGAAGGTGCAGATTTAGCAGGTGCTAATTTAGAAGCCGCGAATTTGACAAAAGCCTTCGCCAGTGGTACCAGCTTCAATAACGCTAACTTGACTAATGCTAATTTAAGCGATGCTCATCTACATAATGCTCAAGTAGATGGTGCGGTGATGATTGGAACTAATTTAACTGGTGCTGATGGATTTGATATTAATCTCGGTATCGGTGGTGGAGAAGAATAG
- a CDS encoding TldD/PmbA family protein, producing the protein MATINEIANYAKENAEKLGIKKFDIYGSTVDETSVQVDQGEPKQVKASNRSGVTVRVWNEDNTMGVTSTTDVDPKGLELALKTAYEASFFGVKENVPDFSPEATVPIDNTPHDKAAQAPVAELIEKLVVAEKELLSAHPAIKGVPYNGLAQRDIDRFYLNSEGAARIESHSIASVYLYSKTEEEGKKPRSAGAFRINRGVENLDINGCIQETADKTISHLNYEKIKTGKYLVVFSPEAFLSLLGAFSNLFNAQNILDNQSLSTPDDLGKQIASPMLSMADDALHPANIGAESFDGEGTPTRRISIIENGVLTSFLHSAGTAKRMNAQPTGNASIGAKVSVSPNFFHVFRSAEPEQELSLENAENVVLIDDLQALHAGVKALQGSFSLPFDGWLINKGVKTSIESATVAGDFLEVLKSIVCVEKEVELTPGGVCPRIWVNELSITGD; encoded by the coding sequence ATGGCTACTATCAACGAAATTGCAAATTACGCCAAGGAAAATGCAGAAAAGCTTGGCATTAAAAAATTCGACATTTATGGCTCCACTGTAGACGAAACTAGCGTCCAAGTAGACCAAGGTGAGCCAAAACAAGTTAAAGCTTCTAACCGTTCTGGTGTTACAGTTCGTGTTTGGAATGAAGACAATACAATGGGTGTCACTAGCACCACAGATGTAGACCCCAAAGGATTAGAATTAGCTTTAAAAACTGCTTACGAAGCTAGTTTCTTTGGTGTTAAAGAAAATGTGCCTGATTTTAGTCCAGAGGCGACAGTTCCTATCGACAATACACCTCACGATAAAGCAGCACAAGCACCTGTTGCAGAACTAATAGAAAAATTAGTGGTAGCTGAAAAAGAATTACTCTCAGCGCACCCAGCAATTAAAGGTGTACCTTATAACGGTTTGGCACAAAGAGATATTGACCGTTTTTACCTCAATAGTGAAGGTGCAGCCAGAATTGAATCCCACTCCATAGCCTCAGTTTATCTTTATAGCAAAACTGAAGAGGAAGGAAAAAAACCACGCAGTGCAGGTGCTTTTAGAATCAACCGTGGTGTCGAAAATCTCGATATTAATGGTTGCATTCAAGAAACAGCCGATAAAACTATCAGTCACTTGAACTATGAAAAAATTAAGACTGGTAAATATCTAGTTGTTTTCTCGCCTGAAGCTTTCTTAAGTTTATTGGGTGCGTTTTCTAACTTGTTCAATGCTCAAAATATTTTGGACAATCAAAGTCTATCTACTCCTGATGATTTAGGTAAGCAAATTGCTTCGCCTATGCTTTCAATGGCAGATGATGCACTACATCCTGCTAATATTGGTGCAGAAAGTTTTGATGGTGAAGGAACCCCAACTCGTCGCATTTCTATAATTGAAAATGGCGTTTTAACCAGCTTTTTGCATAGTGCTGGAACTGCGAAAAGGATGAACGCACAACCTACAGGGAATGCAAGTATTGGTGCGAAAGTTAGCGTCAGTCCTAACTTTTTCCATGTATTTAGATCAGCAGAGCCTGAGCAAGAATTAAGCTTAGAAAATGCTGAAAATGTGGTTTTAATTGATGATTTACAAGCTCTCCATGCAGGAGTAAAAGCTTTACAAGGTTCGTTCTCTCTACCTTTTGATGGTTGGTTAATCAATAAAGGTGTGAAGACGAGTATTGAATCAGCAACGGTTGCTGGTGATTTCTTAGAAGTTCTGAAGTCAATTGTTTGTGTAGAAAAAGAAGTTGAGTTAACACCAGGCGGCGTTTGTCCTCGTATCTGGGTTAATGAATTATCAATTACCGGAGATTAG
- a CDS encoding TldD/PmbA family protein, whose translation MLTSTLLLSNQLPNLQYSSTSERFDDTWEAPLATLLGLGRAAGADFVEFFLERRNYISCLAEDDAITSISPSLATGAGVRVFRGKADCYVSTNNLTFSGLKAALEKGLSILGLQLPAPNAFIPEINLELLRDYATKRGKDGWLPLCSSIREMGEILLDGTAQLQRKASHVQSRRATYFRDWQEVLVAASDGTFARDIRLTQSVGFNLLCADGANRASIGERAGNTSDANFLRTWDYQQASEQISESAGKMLYADYVESGTYPIIMANHFGGVIFHEACGHLLETTQIERNTSPFADKKGEKIAHESLTAWDEGRADNAFGTIDMDDEGMPAQRTLLIEKGVLKNFLADRTGSWRTGHPRTGSGRRQNYTYAAASRMRNTYIATGEYSIDDLFSSIDKGIYCKKMGGGSVGATGQFNFGVDEAYLIENGKITKPLKGAILIGEATEIMNKISMCSQDLELAPGFCGSVSGSIYTTVGQPHIKVDSITVGGR comes from the coding sequence ATGCTTACAAGTACGCTACTACTCTCGAACCAACTGCCCAATTTACAGTATTCCTCTACATCGGAACGATTCGATGACACTTGGGAAGCCCCTCTGGCTACCCTTTTAGGACTAGGACGGGCTGCTGGTGCCGACTTTGTGGAATTTTTTCTAGAGCGTCGCAACTATATTAGTTGTCTTGCAGAAGATGACGCGATCACCAGTATTTCACCCAGCCTCGCTACAGGTGCGGGAGTTAGAGTATTTCGCGGCAAAGCTGATTGCTATGTCAGCACCAATAATCTTACATTTTCCGGTTTGAAAGCCGCCTTAGAAAAAGGTCTTTCTATTCTGGGATTACAATTACCTGCACCTAACGCTTTCATTCCAGAAATCAATCTAGAATTACTCCGAGACTACGCTACAAAAAGAGGAAAAGATGGCTGGTTACCTCTATGTAGTTCTATCCGAGAAATGGGAGAAATTCTACTTGATGGTACTGCCCAATTGCAGCGCAAAGCTAGCCACGTGCAATCCCGCCGCGCTACTTACTTCCGCGATTGGCAAGAAGTATTAGTTGCAGCTAGTGACGGTACTTTTGCCCGTGATATTCGCCTCACCCAATCTGTAGGTTTTAACCTGTTGTGTGCAGATGGAGCTAACCGCGCCTCCATTGGTGAACGTGCTGGTAATACCAGCGATGCCAACTTCCTCAGAACTTGGGATTACCAACAAGCTTCCGAACAAATATCCGAATCTGCTGGGAAAATGCTCTATGCAGATTACGTGGAATCTGGTACCTACCCCATTATCATGGCCAATCACTTTGGTGGGGTAATTTTCCACGAAGCCTGTGGACACTTATTAGAAACTACTCAAATTGAACGTAATACTTCTCCCTTTGCTGACAAAAAAGGCGAGAAAATTGCCCACGAAAGCCTCACAGCTTGGGATGAAGGGCGAGCTGACAATGCCTTTGGCACAATCGATATGGATGACGAAGGTATGCCAGCTCAAAGAACTTTATTAATAGAAAAAGGCGTTCTGAAAAACTTCTTAGCAGACAGAACAGGTTCTTGGCGTACTGGACATCCTAGAACAGGAAGCGGTCGCCGTCAAAATTATACCTATGCTGCTGCCAGTCGGATGCGTAATACTTACATCGCTACTGGTGAATATAGTATTGATGATTTATTTAGCTCCATTGATAAAGGCATTTACTGCAAGAAAATGGGTGGTGGTAGCGTAGGTGCTACTGGTCAATTTAACTTTGGTGTTGATGAAGCTTATTTGATTGAAAATGGCAAAATTACCAAACCATTAAAAGGTGCAATTCTGATTGGGGAAGCAACAGAAATTATGAATAAAATTTCCATGTGTTCTCAAGATTTAGAACTTGCACCTGGTTTCTGTGGTTCAGTTAGCGGCAGTATTTACACCACAGTAGGACAACCACATATTAAGGTTGATTCTATTACTGTAGGTGGCCGTTAA
- a CDS encoding thermonuclease family protein, with amino-acid sequence MPLIELMLVLATVIGVADGNTIRFKDEAGQTKTVKLACINTPKGTKQQYVSAAAKKLKQLLPPSSRVVIRSVNLDDRGQTLGEVYVDNRSVNLRLVEEGNAVVDRESLEFCDETKTQFLIAEANAKNKRLGLWQQFNQGR; translated from the coding sequence ATGCCTTTAATAGAGTTAATGTTAGTGCTGGCTACAGTAATTGGCGTAGCAGATGGCAATACAATTCGCTTTAAAGATGAAGCTGGGCAAACAAAAACAGTTAAATTAGCTTGTATTAATACACCCAAAGGCACTAAACAGCAGTATGTTTCCGCAGCCGCCAAAAAGCTCAAACAGCTACTACCACCGAGTAGCCGAGTTGTCATCAGAAGCGTCAATTTAGATGACAGGGGGCAGACCTTGGGTGAAGTATATGTAGATAATCGCTCAGTAAATCTGCGTTTAGTAGAAGAGGGTAATGCAGTTGTTGATCGAGAATCTTTAGAGTTCTGCGACGAAACCAAAACCCAATTTTTAATTGCAGAAGCCAATGCTAAGAATAAGCGCCTGGGATTATGGCAGCAATTTAATCAGGGAAGATAA